The region TAGGGGCAGTGTTATGTGTTATAATAGTTTGATCATATCTTAAGTAATTGAGGGCAGTTTAGATTATTCTTTAGTTTTGATTTCTTTATTTCCTTATTCTATTGATTTAATTCCTTATTAAATTAAGATTAGGATTCTTAATTAGTTTCCCTATTTGAATAAGACTAGGACTCTACCATTAGTATAAAAAAGACTACGTATTTTTTTGTAAGATACCCAATATATTATATCAATACAATTTTATTTTGTGTattctttttcctctttctaTACCTTGACTAAACTCTGATTTCATCATATATCCTAGAGGTGCTAATTTGACTATTTACTCTGATTTAAATTAAGATCATTCATGAGAACCTACATAAAGAAATGAATAGAAAAATCAACAGACAGACTTTGGAGATCTCTACAAATTGAAATTACAATTAAGGCAAACTTAACACGCAATAaaatatcaataattatttcTTAACACAATTCAAAGCTCGtactttttttttcactctcttaagacattttataaatataatatttttccaCAACTAGGCATGCCTTGAAGTTCTTGCTAATTATATGCGAACGTGGCCtaatatttttctaattttatgcAGCCTGATCGTGTCACAGACTTCTGTAAGAGAAATAAATTACAGCTCATAATAAGGGCCCATGAATGCGTCATGGATGGTTTTGAGCGATTTGCCCAGGGACAATTAATCACCCTTTTTTCCGCAACTAACTATTGCGGTAAGCATAATTTCTCACCAGCTTTCTCCTTTGCATGTGATAGCATTTCAATCTCATATTTGGTATGTTATTTAGGAACTGCAAACAATGCGGGAGCTATACTGGTAATTGGTAGGGGTTTGGTTGTGGTTCCAAAGTTGATTCATCCTATACCACCTCCCCTTCAGTCACCTGAAACATCTCCAGAGCGTGTGATGGATGAGACATGGATGCAGGTGAGCTTAATATTTTGTTTGTTCTGacttaatagcatgtttggatcagcttgtTTTTCCGCGGAATCAATTTGGTTGCTCAAAAGCTTCAGTGTTTGTAAATTcttctagaattgattttgggagaAGTTTCTGGGTGACATTattgattttgaggaaaaaGAAGCTAATCTAAACATGCTatgcttttccccaaaattgattttggctttagaacCAACCGtaaaatgatttccaatcaTGCACTTATTCTAGGAGCTTAATGTTTTGCTGGTTATTATTCTAGGAGCATAATATTTTGTTTGTTCTTACTTATTATAGGAACTTAATATTCAGAGGCCGCCAACTCCTACTAGGGGTCGACCACAGCCTGACCTTGATCGTGGCTCTCTAGCATATATATGATGTAGTTTATGACATGAAATACAGTTTGGGGATTTCTCATCCAGCCTCGATATCCGCCCGCCAAATGTTCTGTTTGTATATCTCCTGTTGTTGACAGAAAACATGTTTTGTacaatgttttttctttttctgtagtTGTAGATGATCATAGTCTCATTACTTTGCAAATAGCTTGAGAGAGTGCATTCTTATTGTTAGACTATCTTGTGTAGATTGGGTTTATAAGGGCTCTGGACGAGGATAAAGTTGCAGAGATGTTGTGAGTGTCTTATACCCCTCAATATAGGGATGACTTTTAGTGAGGGAATAATTTGGCTGATTAGTTTGTATATTGTATCATAAAAAATAttcatagtttttattttatatacatTTTTATAGCATTTGAATCAAGTGTCTTTAACCTCGAGTTTGACTGCTTTGCTTATTTCGCGAGGGTGAGAGTAGTCAGTTCTTAGGTTTCAAATCAAGTGCATTTATTTTAGATTTTACCAATgggaaactttcattttacgaaaatgGAAAATTTTCCTCCTTTCAGTTCCAGTGTCTCAACAAGAAGGATGCTGCTAGCCATGTTGTATCACAATTGATATCAGAAATTTGTGTTGTACATAATAGATATCAGAATTTGAGGTATACATAAGTTaacatttttttagaaaaaataaagaattccAGCACCATGCCTGCAATTATTTGCTATTGAATTTTTCAACCTTGAACTCATTTCAATTACTTTTTACTATGTTTCCCTTGCTACAAGTAACCAACCTGTTAAATTTAAGTTTGACTCTTTTCTTTTGACATCAAATTGCATGGATCTATTTTTTTGGGCAATATCTGAAAATGTTGTTTACATGGAATTAAAATTGATGTTTATTTtccctcaaaaaaaaattgatgtttATTTGATATATAAAAAGATTGTTTTATTGCTAAAAACATTGTTGTTTTTCAATAAAGGGAGCATTATCAAGTCCTTAATGTTATAAATGTCAAGGTTATTAAGTGGACCTTTAGGAATTTAATTGGTTAATTTGAAATGAATCTCTATGACCACCTCTATCCTCTTTTGCATTATGAACCTCAAATCAAGAACCTATTATCCACATGAAAATCACATCTATCATTTTGCAATTGTTCAGCATAATTCCCAAATGTTATTTTGTCGACATTTAGATAAATAAAaagtatatataatattattaaacCTAGAGCGAACATAGACTCAGCCAGGATATCGGGTCACTAATCGGACGAATAAGTGTATGATTGGATCTGTTGACTCAGTTACTAGTGCTACACTTGCATTCAAGAGTTAAGGAATTTGCTCCAAGAATTAGTTATCTCAAATGTACCATTTTGTCTACTAaatctttctgtctcttgggaTTTGATCTAGTCTTTCTTGTATGAACTTATCCTATGAATAAACCCCTCACGTTCGGGAGCCGCGAATTCAATAATACAGAGCGAGGATACAAAATGCAAGATAAAAAATGGTAGTCATAGTTCATTGCCTAAGAACACGATCCATTGAGCCTGCTCCTCAAGAATGAAGCTTGTTGCGATACCAGTATCTATACATAGACGTTACTTCATCAATGTCAGGGGAGTTTTATATACCCGACCCGAGCCTATTGTCTCTTTCCCCGCCGGGACAATACAACTTCCCGACTGAGGGACACGAATGCATTGAAAAAGCAAGTGAATTCCCTCTAAGCAACAAAGCATTATACTTTTGTAATACTTCTAGTTTTACAGAAGCAATAAAACAAGTtgaaaaaatgtaaaataatcaaagatatttcttgattgttattagAGGCCATGTTTATGGGACAACTGATATCTTTGATCCAATACAATTCATCTTAAAATTCAAGCAAAGTTTTTGTTAACAAGATcaattaaaattaatcaatttcttcacaactaaaaaactatttttaaacCAATTCTACTCGCTCCACTTATTTGTATTGAATACCTTCTTGTTATTAGAAAGATTTTCTCTTTGCTCaagaagtgtttttttttttgcaagtcTCATATACTTATTTTCATACTCATACACATACACTACAGTGTTTAATTTTGTCTGATTATTTCATAATTATTTGTATTCTCAAAACATACCCTATAAAACCCAACCAAACGACGTCGTGTGTCTCTCTATCTTAAACCCTAAAAACCTCGTCTTCCTCTTCAGAGTTGCAGCATTTCACAGCATTCATCAATGGAGGAAGCAAGAGTGAAGAGCTACCCTGTGAAACCGAAGCTCAAAACCAAACCCAGAACTCCATCCCAAACCCTCGAATCAAACTTCTGGTCCTCCTTCAAAACCACCCAAATCAACAACCTCATCTCCGTCCCTTCCCTCACCTTCTCCCCCACTCACCCTCACTCCTTCGCCGCCGCACACGTCACCTCTCTCTCCATCTTCAACCCTCAAACCCTCACcctcaccgccaccatctcctcctTCAAAGACACCGTCTCCTCCGCTTCATTCCGATCTGATTCCCGCCTCATCGCCGCCTCTGACCTCTCCGGCCTCGTCCAGGTCTTCGATGTCAACTCCCGCACCGCTCTCCGCCGCCTCCGCGCTCACACCCGCCCTGTCCGGTTTGTCCACTTCCCCGTCCACGACAAGCTCCACCTAATCTCCGCCGGTGATGACTCCCTCGTGAAGTACTGGGATTACGCCGAACAGAAGCCGGTCCTGGAGTTTCGCGGCCATAAGGACTATGTCCGCTGCGGTGATTCCTCTCCTGTGAATGGGGACACGTTTCTCACTGGTTCCTATGATCACCTTGTTAAGCTATGGGATGTTAGGGTTAGGGATTCGAATTCGACGGcggcaatgcaggttaaccatGGTGCCCCTGTGGAGGATGTGATTTTCCTGCCGTCCGGTGGGATGTTTGCGACGGCGGGTGGGAACTCGGTGAAGCTTTGGGATATGATTGGGGGAGGGAAGCTTGTTGGGTCGATGGAGAGCCACAATAAGACGGTGACTTCGATTTGTGTCGGTCGGATTGGGAAGGGTTCGGGTGAGGAGGAATCGAATAAATTTAGGATTATGAGTGTGGGTTTGGATGGGTACTTGAAGGTGTTTGATTATGCCTCTATGAAGGTTACATTTTCAATGAGGTTCCCTGCACCGCTTTTGTCGGTTGCTTACTCGCCGGATTGCTCTACGAGGGTGATTGGGACCTCGAATGGGATAATCTATGCTggaaagaggaagatgaaggaggaaaaGGAAGGGGAAAATGAGGAGAGTGAGTCCAGCTTGTTTTGGAGAATTAGGCCTGTGGAGCATGTCGAGAAGCAGGTGTTGAAGCCTTCGAATTTCAGGTACTTTCACAGAGGGCAAGGAGATAAACCTCGTGAGGGTGATTACTTGGTTATGAGGCCCAAGAAGGTGAAGCTGGCTCAACATGATAAGCTTTTGAAGAAGTTTAGGCATGGGGAGGCTCTGGTGTCTGTGTTGGAAAGTAAGAACCCTGGGAATGTGGTGGCTGTCATGGAGGAGTTGGTGGCTAGGAGGAAGTTGCTGAGGTGTGTCTCGGACTTGGATTCGGAGAAGCTGGAAATGCTTTTGGTGTTCTTGCATAGGTATTGTACCGAGCCGAGATATTCAAGTTTGCTGATGGGATTGACCAAGAAGGTTCTTGAAATGAGGGCTGATGATATTAGGGCTTCTCAAGCCCTCAGAGGTCATATCAGGAATCTCAAGCGCTCTGTTGAGGAGGAGATTCGGGTTCAACAGTCATTACAGGAGATACAGGGTATAATTTCTCCTTTGTTGAGGATAgctggaagaagatgaaattttggctTTCTCTCCTCATCTAGGAGGTGTTTTTGTTCTCATATTGTGCTATTTTATAGAATGTCTtctttgtttttgtgatttcaggATATTTCAGtttatttgagaatttttgtGTACCTTTAAAGTGCCGGAAAATATTTAAGTTGTTGCCTTTTTTTGAGGAATTCTACTTGCACTTTCATTTATTGGTTTCATTTGGTACCTTTGGTTTGTGTTGAGTGTGATTTCCCTCCGAACTTGAACAGCGTTTAGGTTATGAATGGGAGGGTAGGGTGGTTCGACAAGTCCATTTtacacttgcatccaacttgTGCTCTTGGGATATTTATCCAGTGGACCAAGAATGAATTCAGTTTCTATTTCAGCTATATTTACCAGGCTTGAACACTTGAAGAAGATTTTAAAAATGCTGTGATGTACAAACTTCAATTCTTGTGCTAAACTAATTCGGTACTTGACCGAAATGCATTCCTGAAAAAGCTGCACGCAGAGCAGCATTAGAAGCATGCACTACATGGCTGAATCAAACATTCTGCTGCAGCAAGAAGCTTTAAAATGTAAAATCAATTTTCAGAAATTGTATTATCATGCACGTAAACAGTGAATAGTTTGTCGTAGGAGCTAAACCTAATTATTTAAAGGCTAATATGATTCATAACAACAGGTCACTTTTAGTAAAAACAGATTTAAGTCTCTACAGCAAT is a window of Lotus japonicus ecotype B-129 chromosome 5, LjGifu_v1.2 DNA encoding:
- the LOC130720264 gene encoding protein SLOW WALKER 1; this encodes MEEARVKSYPVKPKLKTKPRTPSQTLESNFWSSFKTTQINNLISVPSLTFSPTHPHSFAAAHVTSLSIFNPQTLTLTATISSFKDTVSSASFRSDSRLIAASDLSGLVQVFDVNSRTALRRLRAHTRPVRFVHFPVHDKLHLISAGDDSLVKYWDYAEQKPVLEFRGHKDYVRCGDSSPVNGDTFLTGSYDHLVKLWDVRVRDSNSTAAMQVNHGAPVEDVIFLPSGGMFATAGGNSVKLWDMIGGGKLVGSMESHNKTVTSICVGRIGKGSGEEESNKFRIMSVGLDGYLKVFDYASMKVTFSMRFPAPLLSVAYSPDCSTRVIGTSNGIIYAGKRKMKEEKEGENEESESSLFWRIRPVEHVEKQVLKPSNFRYFHRGQGDKPREGDYLVMRPKKVKLAQHDKLLKKFRHGEALVSVLESKNPGNVVAVMEELVARRKLLRCVSDLDSEKLEMLLVFLHRYCTEPRYSSLLMGLTKKVLEMRADDIRASQALRGHIRNLKRSVEEEIRVQQSLQEIQGIISPLLRIAGRR